One Dehalococcoidia bacterium genomic region harbors:
- a CDS encoding DUF2298 domain-containing protein, which translates to MQGLDWDGGNFYHPDERSIYMRAECMHLTLTEQPGWQSCQNRDFPKDAPGLPGVSVFFDKDASPLNPHWFPLGSIIIYLLVAVRFGLDFFMEEIRLQDLATAGRIIAALVDTISVAFLFFLGRRLFGVATGLFAAALMGLMVINIQVSHFYRPESFVMLLAIMAFWWMLNVVEKRRLVDHIALGLVIGVTFAFRGSSAPILAPLGLTYVYLIWKNYQDKGLWVVALRQNFTPVLLAFISSLFVFLILQPYALLDFHKYFGDLGWETGIARTAGLVPYTLQYVGTTRTGLYELQQTIVWALGIPLGLLAWGGLVATTVHALKKPAYKNWLLLSWVLFLLVGVIPFFEVKFLRYVIPVLPVMVLFGSYWYVQLYYQIRKKSHFGAYLVWVTGALVLLLTFFYAISFVGIYKQSHPGIQASEWINANARSGDFLITDNHWDEGFPNLGKFSVVQLPMYEQDSLRKVTEITNLLSDADYIMSYSNRPWGSIARLPDRYPYSSAYYHALFSGELGYELVHGFSRNPSFLGITLSHDPFTRAGVTRPELIPGIEDSFYNINLGYADENVVNYDRPLVLIWQNKSRFNVEKLRTILLTNAPSSPERALMSADVAKIQYEGGTWLNIFSDDGLNKLAPWLIWLLAIELIYVITIPIALKVMRWLPDRGFVLARPLGLLLVSWLVWWGASTGIWEFSRASILICVLIITFVSTGILYRNPQLLKLARRNWRYLLKVEILFLLAYSTFVLIRAANPELWHPWRGGEKPMDFTYLLAVVKSTVFPPYDPWFSGGFINYYYFGFVIVASIIRLTGIIPEIAYNLAIPTFFAIAFSSAFSIGYNFAQSMRRKANLKVRHSSAYLAGLLVAFFVMVLGNIDGIVQVGQGFLRVLQNEAFGSFDYWRSSRMMPGEIAITEFPFWTFLFADLHAHLIAIPVQLLIIGLVLNLILSGYKDALLSRLLLPVSVLALVVGSLAAINTWDVPAYGLISIGTIIFLFYLRGREPNLLMVLAKCFAACVAFAGIAYLLWFPFHLSYDSAFSGFRMSQWRTEVWQYWGIHALLVLTAISWVSQQFYQRFHFKRKRYFTSALLVVTGILILNFSPYQEWLNAALLSILLLPIIAIGFSWLKEKSNPEMPFSIFLITLLLLSLGIGVGVDFVTAENDIDRMNTVFKFYLNAWIFWGIAGSLGLWVMWAKGVLNFEGTRNVLAYKSIWLTVLALAIISSGIFPIMGTYARVKDRFDAGKEWSLNGRAYQDSSIYTDPGPTSSEIDDTPYGFREDAAAIEFIRSEIKGSPIFLEGVTEHAYRWYPRVAKYTGLPSVLGWNWHQIQQRGAGGREPEFVTQRQQDVYTIYESEDLELVEKLLRKYEVQYIYIGPTERVYFDSEGIGKFSKMEGLQLQVIYQNPGVTIYEFLAK; encoded by the coding sequence ATGCAAGGACTTGATTGGGATGGAGGAAATTTTTACCATCCTGACGAGCGCTCGATATATATGCGGGCTGAGTGCATGCATTTAACTTTGACTGAGCAACCAGGGTGGCAATCTTGCCAAAATAGAGACTTCCCGAAGGATGCCCCTGGTTTACCTGGGGTGAGCGTATTTTTTGATAAAGATGCAAGCCCTTTAAATCCTCATTGGTTTCCATTGGGGTCAATAATAATCTACCTTTTAGTGGCCGTTCGCTTTGGGTTAGATTTCTTTATGGAAGAGATCAGACTTCAGGATTTGGCGACGGCAGGCCGTATTATTGCTGCATTAGTAGATACTATTTCTGTCGCGTTTCTTTTCTTTCTCGGGCGCAGACTATTTGGGGTCGCTACAGGGTTATTTGCCGCAGCATTGATGGGGCTGATGGTAATTAATATTCAGGTGAGTCATTTCTATAGGCCAGAGTCTTTTGTGATGCTCCTTGCGATAATGGCGTTTTGGTGGATGTTAAACGTTGTTGAGAAGCGGCGACTCGTTGATCACATTGCGTTAGGTCTAGTGATAGGTGTTACTTTTGCATTTAGAGGTAGCAGCGCTCCAATACTTGCCCCTCTTGGGCTGACTTATGTGTATTTAATATGGAAGAATTATCAAGATAAGGGGCTATGGGTGGTAGCGCTCCGCCAAAATTTTACTCCGGTATTATTGGCGTTCATTTCAAGCCTTTTTGTTTTTTTAATTTTGCAGCCGTACGCTCTCCTTGATTTCCATAAGTACTTTGGAGATTTGGGATGGGAAACAGGGATTGCACGTACCGCAGGGTTGGTTCCTTATACTTTGCAATACGTTGGGACTACTCGTACAGGATTGTATGAACTTCAACAAACAATCGTTTGGGCATTAGGTATACCTCTCGGATTACTTGCCTGGGGGGGATTGGTTGCAACTACAGTTCATGCACTTAAAAAACCAGCCTACAAGAATTGGCTGTTGCTCTCGTGGGTATTGTTTTTGCTGGTAGGCGTCATTCCCTTTTTTGAAGTTAAATTTCTACGATATGTAATTCCTGTATTACCAGTGATGGTTTTATTCGGCAGCTATTGGTATGTGCAGCTCTATTATCAGATTAGAAAGAAGTCTCACTTTGGCGCCTATTTAGTGTGGGTAACGGGAGCTTTAGTTTTGCTTCTGACGTTCTTTTATGCGATCTCTTTCGTCGGTATCTATAAACAAAGCCACCCTGGTATTCAAGCCTCAGAATGGATAAATGCTAATGCGCGTTCTGGAGACTTTTTAATTACGGATAATCACTGGGATGAAGGGTTTCCAAATCTAGGAAAGTTTTCAGTAGTTCAGCTACCAATGTATGAACAAGATTCTTTACGTAAAGTAACCGAAATTACAAATCTTTTGTCTGATGCAGATTACATTATGTCTTATAGTAATCGCCCTTGGGGAAGTATTGCACGATTGCCTGACAGGTATCCTTATAGTAGTGCCTATTACCATGCACTATTTTCAGGAGAATTAGGGTATGAATTAGTGCATGGATTTTCACGTAATCCTTCGTTCCTAGGCATTACTTTATCGCATGATCCTTTTACCAGAGCTGGAGTGACTCGACCAGAATTGATTCCAGGGATAGAGGACTCTTTCTATAACATCAATCTTGGTTACGCGGATGAGAATGTAGTCAATTATGATCGCCCGTTAGTTCTTATTTGGCAAAACAAATCTAGGTTTAACGTTGAAAAATTGCGTACGATTCTTTTAACGAATGCGCCAAGTTCACCAGAGCGTGCATTAATGTCCGCTGATGTTGCAAAAATCCAATACGAAGGTGGCACGTGGTTAAATATTTTCTCGGATGATGGGTTAAACAAACTCGCGCCATGGCTAATATGGCTACTTGCTATTGAATTAATATATGTGATCACGATTCCTATTGCCCTAAAGGTCATGAGATGGTTACCAGACAGAGGGTTTGTACTGGCTCGGCCATTAGGTCTTTTACTGGTGTCTTGGTTGGTTTGGTGGGGTGCTAGTACAGGAATATGGGAGTTTTCTCGCGCTAGCATTCTAATATGTGTATTAATAATAACGTTCGTATCAACGGGGATTTTGTATCGGAATCCTCAATTACTGAAGTTAGCTCGTCGGAATTGGCGATATTTGCTGAAGGTAGAAATACTGTTTCTTTTGGCATATTCCACATTTGTGCTTATACGAGCTGCAAACCCAGAGCTTTGGCACCCATGGAGAGGTGGGGAGAAGCCGATGGATTTTACGTATTTACTTGCAGTTGTGAAGTCCACGGTATTTCCTCCGTATGACCCATGGTTTTCGGGCGGATTCATTAATTATTATTACTTTGGGTTTGTCATAGTGGCGTCCATAATTCGATTAACGGGAATAATCCCTGAGATAGCCTACAACTTAGCTATTCCTACATTCTTTGCAATCGCGTTTTCAAGTGCTTTCAGCATAGGGTACAACTTCGCTCAATCTATGAGGCGAAAAGCCAATTTGAAAGTGAGACATTCGTCAGCGTACCTTGCCGGACTGTTGGTGGCATTTTTTGTAATGGTGCTTGGAAATATTGACGGGATTGTTCAAGTAGGGCAGGGCTTTCTAAGAGTGCTGCAAAATGAAGCTTTTGGATCCTTTGATTATTGGCGCAGCAGCAGAATGATGCCAGGGGAAATAGCAATCACAGAGTTTCCTTTTTGGACGTTTTTGTTTGCAGATCTTCACGCACACCTTATCGCTATTCCTGTACAACTTTTAATTATAGGTTTAGTTTTGAACCTTATTCTCTCTGGATATAAAGACGCTCTATTGTCGCGATTACTGCTTCCTGTAAGTGTACTTGCTTTGGTAGTAGGGAGCCTTGCTGCAATTAATACATGGGATGTTCCGGCGTACGGACTGATTAGTATTGGCACGATAATTTTCCTGTTTTATTTAAGAGGGAGAGAGCCTAATTTGCTAATGGTTTTGGCCAAATGCTTCGCTGCCTGCGTAGCATTTGCAGGCATTGCATACCTTTTGTGGTTTCCGTTCCATCTATCCTATGATTCTGCATTCTCAGGATTCAGGATGAGCCAATGGAGGACCGAAGTTTGGCAATATTGGGGGATTCATGCGCTGCTAGTATTGACTGCGATTTCATGGGTTAGCCAGCAGTTTTACCAACGGTTTCATTTCAAGCGAAAAAGATATTTTACTAGTGCGCTTCTCGTAGTAACAGGAATACTTATTCTCAATTTCAGCCCATACCAAGAATGGTTAAATGCTGCACTCCTATCTATTTTATTGCTACCAATAATCGCTATTGGTTTTTCATGGCTAAAAGAAAAATCTAACCCTGAAATGCCGTTTTCTATATTTTTGATTACATTGCTGTTACTAAGCTTGGGCATTGGAGTCGGTGTAGACTTTGTTACGGCGGAAAATGATATCGATCGAATGAATACCGTATTCAAGTTCTACCTCAATGCTTGGATTTTTTGGGGAATTGCAGGCAGTCTTGGCCTGTGGGTAATGTGGGCAAAGGGAGTGTTAAATTTCGAAGGGACCCGAAATGTCCTTGCATATAAAAGTATTTGGCTTACTGTCTTAGCATTAGCGATAATTAGTTCTGGAATTTTCCCAATTATGGGAACTTACGCTCGTGTAAAAGACAGGTTTGATGCTGGCAAGGAATGGTCCTTAAACGGCCGAGCCTATCAAGATAGCTCGATTTACACTGACCCTGGCCCTACTTCTAGCGAAATAGATGATACTCCTTATGGGTTTAGAGAAGATGCGGCCGCTATTGAATTTATTAGATCGGAAATTAAAGGATCTCCCATATTTCTTGAAGGAGTCACTGAACATGCATATAGATGGTACCCACGGGTTGCAAAATACACTGGATTACCTTCGGTCCTTGGATGGAATTGGCATCAGATTCAACAGAGAGGGGCTGGTGGTAGAGAGCCTGAATTCGTGACGCAAAGGCAGCAGGATGTATATACAATCTATGAATCTGAGGATTTGGAATTAGTTGAAAAATTATTGAGAAAATATGAGGTTCAGTACATATACATTGGACCTACGGAACGAGTTTACTTTGATTCAGAAGGAATAGGTAAATTTAGCAAGATGGAGGGACTCCAGTTACAAGTGATTTACCAAAACCCAGGAGTTACAATTTACGAATTTTTAGCGAAATAA